From the Buteo buteo chromosome 1, bButBut1.hap1.1, whole genome shotgun sequence genome, one window contains:
- the LOXL3 gene encoding lysyl oxidase homolog 3 isoform X5 yields the protein MGSCGTWAWQELLVLLSSVWLWEGSGQPTPPGSTHTPGPQLKFRLAGYPRKHNEGRIEVFYNDEWGTICDDDFTLANAHVLCRHLGFVAATGWAHSAKYGKGIGRIWLDNVNCAGGEKSIGDCKHRGWGNSDCSHEEDAGVICKDERIPGFKDSNVIETEQSHVEEVRLRPVVSGARRQLPVTEGIVEVRYKDGWAQICDEGWDSQNSRVVCGMMGFPAEKKVNRNFYKRLKRTARMKGQTLRPGSRLASKSQPKQKRREDVGSKKRLFTERQQLNYRLHSVSCTGTEVHLSMCAFEFYRGNASATCGAGMPAVVSCVPGPLFATGNAHKKKQRQQQQSQPRIRLKGGAKVGEGRVEVLKSSEWGTICDDRWNLLSASVVCRELGFGSAREALTGARMGQGTGPIHMNEVQCLGTEKTLWSCPFKNITQEDCKHTEDAAVRCNIPYMGYETLIRLAGGRTAFEGRVEVKRGSKWGMVCSDGWTTKEAMVACRQLGLGYSLHAVTETWYWDASNVTEMVLSGVKCAGHEMSLSHCQHHGTSLNCRNTGTRFAAGVICSETASDLLLHALLVQETAYIEDRPLHMLYCAAEENCLSSSARLANWPYGHRRLLRFSSQIHNNGRADFRPKAGRHSWVWHECHRHYHSMDIFTHYDILTPNGTKVAEGHKASFCLEDTECEEDVAKRYECANFGEQGITVGCWDLYRHDIDCQWIDITDVKPGNYILQVVINPNFEVAESDFTNNAMKCNCKYDGHRIWVHSCHIGDALSEEANKRFEQYPGQLNNQIS from the exons ATGGGAAGCTGCGGCACTTGGGcatggcaggagctgctggtgctgctgagcAGTGTGTGGCTGTGGGAGGGCAGCGGCCAGCCCACCCCCCCAGGctccacacacacccccggACCCCAGCTGAAGTTTCGCCTGGCTGGCTACCCGCGCAAGCACAACGAGGGACGCATTGAGGTCTTCTACAACGATGAGTGGGGCACCATCTGCGACGATGACTTCACGCTGGCCAACGCGCACGTGCTGTGCCGGCACCTTGGCTTTGTGGCTGCCACTGGCTGGGCCCACAGCGCCAAGTATGGCAAAGGCATTG GGCGGATCTGGCTGGACAACGTGAATTGTGCCGGAGGCGAGAAGAGCATTGGGGACTGCAAACACCGGGGCTGGGGGAACAGCGACTGCAGCCATGAGGAAGATGCGGGTGTCATCTGCAAGGATGAGCGCATCCCAGGCTTCAAGGACTCCAACGTCATCGAG ACCGAGCAGAGCCATGTGGAGGAGGTCCGCTTGCGACCGGTGGTGTCCGGGGCCCGGAGGCAGCTGCCGGTGACGGAGGGCATTGTGGAGGTGCGCTACAAGGATGGCTGGGCACAGATCTGCGACGAGGGCTGGGACAGCCAGAACAGCCGTGTCGTCTGCGGCATGATGGGCTTCCCTGCTGAGAAGAAGGTCAACAGGAACTTCTACAA GAGGTTGAAGCGCACAGCCAGGATGAAGGGCCAGACCCTGAGGCCAGGCAGCAG gctggCCTCCAAATCTCAGCCTAAACAAAAGCGCAGGGAGGACGTAGGGTCCAAGAAGAG GCTGTTCACGGAGCGGCAGCAGCTCAACTACCGCCTGCACTCTGTGTCCTGCACGGGGACGGAGGTGCACCTCTCCATGTGTGCCTTCGAGTTCTACCGGGGCAACGCCTCGGCCACCTGCGGGGCCGGCATGCCCGCCGTCGTCAGCTGTGTGCCCGGGCCCCTCTTTGCCACTGGCAATGCCCACAAGAAGAAGCAGCGccaacagcagcagagccag ccaCGGATCCGGCTAAAGGGTGGCGCGAAGGTCGGCGAGGGCCGTGTTGAGGTGCTCAAGAGCAGCGAGTGGGGCACCATCTGTGACGACCGCTGGAACCTGCTGTCAGCCAGCGTGGTGTGCCGTGAGCTGGGCTTCGGCAGCGCCAGGGAGGCCCTCACCGGGGCACGCATGGGCCAAG GGACGGGGCCCATCCACATGAATGAGGTGCAGTGCCTGGGCACTGAGAAGACCCTCTGGAGCTGCCCCTTCAAGAACATCACGCAGGAGGACTGCAAGCACACGGAGGACGCAGCCGTCCGCTGCAACATCCCCTACATGGGCTACGAGACTCTG ATCCGCCTAGCCGGCGGGAGGACGGCGTTTGAGGGCCGCGTGGAGGTGAAGCGAGGCAGTAAGTGGGGCATGGTGTGCAGCGATGGCTGGACCACTAAGGAGGCGATGGTGGCCTGTCGCCAGCTCGGCCTGGGCTACTCCCTGCATGCGGTGACG GAGACGTGGTACTGGGACGCCAGCAACGTGACGGAGATGGTGCTGAGCGGGGTGAAGTGCGCTGGCCATGAGATGTCCCTGAGCCACTGCCAGCACCACGGCACCAGCCTGAACTGCAGGAACACGGGCACACGCTTCGCCGCAGGTGTCATCTGCTCTGAGA CCGCCTCCGACCTACTGCTGCACGCCCTGCTGGTGCAGGAGACGGCGTACATCGAGGACCGGCCGCTGCACATGCTGTACTGTGCCGCCGAGGAGAACTGCCTCTCCAGTTCGGCCCGCCTGGCGAACTGGCCCTATGGGCACCGTCGCCTGCTCCGCTTCTCCTCCCAGATCCACAACAATGGTCGCGCCGACTTCCGCCCCAAGGCTGGCCGGCACTCCTGGGTCTGGCACGAGTGCCACCG GCACTACCACAGCATGGATATCTTCACCCACTATGACATCCTGACCCCCAACGGCACCAAGGTGGCGGAGGGACACAAGGCCAGCTTCTGCCTCGAGGACACCGAGTGTGAGGAAG ATGTGGCCAAGCGGTACGAGTGTGCCAACTTTGGGGAGCAGGGCATCACTGTGGGCTGCTGGGACCTGTACAGGCATGATATCGACTGCCAGTGGATCGACATCACTGATGTCAAGCCAGGCAACTACATTCTGCAG GTCGTGATCAACCCTAACTTCGAGGTGGCAGAGAGCGACTTCACCAACAATGCCATGAAATGCAACTGCAAGTATGACGGGCACCGCATCTGGGTACACAGCTGCCACATCG GCGATGCGCTCAGCGAGGAGGCCAACAAGCGGTTTGAGCAGTACCCGGGTCAGCTCAACAACCAGATTTCATAG
- the LOXL3 gene encoding lysyl oxidase homolog 3 isoform X2: MGSCGTWAWQELLVLLSSVWLWEGSGQPTPPGSTHTPGPQLKFRLAGYPRKHNEGRIEVFYNDEWGTICDDDFTLANAHVLCRHLGFVAATGWAHSAKYGKGIGRIWLDNVNCAGGEKSIGDCKHRGWGNSDCSHEEDAGVICKDERIPGFKDSNVIETEQSHVEEVRLRPVVSGARRQLPVTEGIVEVRYKDGWAQICDEGWDSQNSRVVCGMMGFPAEKKVNRNFYKLASKSQPKQKRREDVGSKKRLFTERQQLNYRLHSVSCTGTEVHLSMCAFEFYRGNASATCGAGMPAVVSCVPGPLFATGNAHKKKQRQQQQSQPRIRLKGGAKVGEGRVEVLKSSEWGTICDDRWNLLSASVVCRELGFGSAREALTGARMGQGTGPIHMNEVQCLGTEKTLWSCPFKNITQEDCKHTEDAAVRCNIPYMGYETLIRLSGGRSRFEGRVEVAVGAGDGDQPRWGLVCGEGWGTLEAMVACRQLGLGFANHGLQIRLAGGRTAFEGRVEVKRGSKWGMVCSDGWTTKEAMVACRQLGLGYSLHAVTETWYWDASNVTEMVLSGVKCAGHEMSLSHCQHHGTSLNCRNTGTRFAAGVICSETASDLLLHALLVQETAYIEDRPLHMLYCAAEENCLSSSARLANWPYGHRRLLRFSSQIHNNGRADFRPKAGRHSWVWHECHRHYHSMDIFTHYDILTPNGTKVAEGHKASFCLEDTECEEDVAKRYECANFGEQGITVGCWDLYRHDIDCQWIDITDVKPGNYILQVVINPNFEVAESDFTNNAMKCNCKYDGHRIWVHSCHIGDALSEEANKRFEQYPGQLNNQIS; this comes from the exons ATGGGAAGCTGCGGCACTTGGGcatggcaggagctgctggtgctgctgagcAGTGTGTGGCTGTGGGAGGGCAGCGGCCAGCCCACCCCCCCAGGctccacacacacccccggACCCCAGCTGAAGTTTCGCCTGGCTGGCTACCCGCGCAAGCACAACGAGGGACGCATTGAGGTCTTCTACAACGATGAGTGGGGCACCATCTGCGACGATGACTTCACGCTGGCCAACGCGCACGTGCTGTGCCGGCACCTTGGCTTTGTGGCTGCCACTGGCTGGGCCCACAGCGCCAAGTATGGCAAAGGCATTG GGCGGATCTGGCTGGACAACGTGAATTGTGCCGGAGGCGAGAAGAGCATTGGGGACTGCAAACACCGGGGCTGGGGGAACAGCGACTGCAGCCATGAGGAAGATGCGGGTGTCATCTGCAAGGATGAGCGCATCCCAGGCTTCAAGGACTCCAACGTCATCGAG ACCGAGCAGAGCCATGTGGAGGAGGTCCGCTTGCGACCGGTGGTGTCCGGGGCCCGGAGGCAGCTGCCGGTGACGGAGGGCATTGTGGAGGTGCGCTACAAGGATGGCTGGGCACAGATCTGCGACGAGGGCTGGGACAGCCAGAACAGCCGTGTCGTCTGCGGCATGATGGGCTTCCCTGCTGAGAAGAAGGTCAACAGGAACTTCTACAA gctggCCTCCAAATCTCAGCCTAAACAAAAGCGCAGGGAGGACGTAGGGTCCAAGAAGAG GCTGTTCACGGAGCGGCAGCAGCTCAACTACCGCCTGCACTCTGTGTCCTGCACGGGGACGGAGGTGCACCTCTCCATGTGTGCCTTCGAGTTCTACCGGGGCAACGCCTCGGCCACCTGCGGGGCCGGCATGCCCGCCGTCGTCAGCTGTGTGCCCGGGCCCCTCTTTGCCACTGGCAATGCCCACAAGAAGAAGCAGCGccaacagcagcagagccag ccaCGGATCCGGCTAAAGGGTGGCGCGAAGGTCGGCGAGGGCCGTGTTGAGGTGCTCAAGAGCAGCGAGTGGGGCACCATCTGTGACGACCGCTGGAACCTGCTGTCAGCCAGCGTGGTGTGCCGTGAGCTGGGCTTCGGCAGCGCCAGGGAGGCCCTCACCGGGGCACGCATGGGCCAAG GGACGGGGCCCATCCACATGAATGAGGTGCAGTGCCTGGGCACTGAGAAGACCCTCTGGAGCTGCCCCTTCAAGAACATCACGCAGGAGGACTGCAAGCACACGGAGGACGCAGCCGTCCGCTGCAACATCCCCTACATGGGCTACGAGACTCTG ATTCGGCTGAGCGGGGGCCGGAGCCGCTTTGAGGGGCGGGTCGAGGTGGCGGTGGGGGCTGGTGACGGGGACCAGCCCCGCTGGGGTCTGGTCTGCGGCGAAGGCTGGGGTACGCTGGAGGCGATGGTGGCCTGTCGCCAGCTGGGTCTGGGATTCGCTAACCACGGCTTACAA ATCCGCCTAGCCGGCGGGAGGACGGCGTTTGAGGGCCGCGTGGAGGTGAAGCGAGGCAGTAAGTGGGGCATGGTGTGCAGCGATGGCTGGACCACTAAGGAGGCGATGGTGGCCTGTCGCCAGCTCGGCCTGGGCTACTCCCTGCATGCGGTGACG GAGACGTGGTACTGGGACGCCAGCAACGTGACGGAGATGGTGCTGAGCGGGGTGAAGTGCGCTGGCCATGAGATGTCCCTGAGCCACTGCCAGCACCACGGCACCAGCCTGAACTGCAGGAACACGGGCACACGCTTCGCCGCAGGTGTCATCTGCTCTGAGA CCGCCTCCGACCTACTGCTGCACGCCCTGCTGGTGCAGGAGACGGCGTACATCGAGGACCGGCCGCTGCACATGCTGTACTGTGCCGCCGAGGAGAACTGCCTCTCCAGTTCGGCCCGCCTGGCGAACTGGCCCTATGGGCACCGTCGCCTGCTCCGCTTCTCCTCCCAGATCCACAACAATGGTCGCGCCGACTTCCGCCCCAAGGCTGGCCGGCACTCCTGGGTCTGGCACGAGTGCCACCG GCACTACCACAGCATGGATATCTTCACCCACTATGACATCCTGACCCCCAACGGCACCAAGGTGGCGGAGGGACACAAGGCCAGCTTCTGCCTCGAGGACACCGAGTGTGAGGAAG ATGTGGCCAAGCGGTACGAGTGTGCCAACTTTGGGGAGCAGGGCATCACTGTGGGCTGCTGGGACCTGTACAGGCATGATATCGACTGCCAGTGGATCGACATCACTGATGTCAAGCCAGGCAACTACATTCTGCAG GTCGTGATCAACCCTAACTTCGAGGTGGCAGAGAGCGACTTCACCAACAATGCCATGAAATGCAACTGCAAGTATGACGGGCACCGCATCTGGGTACACAGCTGCCACATCG GCGATGCGCTCAGCGAGGAGGCCAACAAGCGGTTTGAGCAGTACCCGGGTCAGCTCAACAACCAGATTTCATAG
- the LOXL3 gene encoding lysyl oxidase homolog 3 isoform X9 — MGSCGTWAWQELLVLLSSVWLWEGSGQPTPPGSTHTPGPQLKFRLAGYPRKHNEGRIEVFYNDEWGTICDDDFTLANAHVLCRHLGFVAATGWAHSAKYGKGIGRIWLDNVNCAGGEKSIGDCKHRGWGNSDCSHEEDAGVICKDERIPGFKDSNVIETEQSHVEEVRLRPVVSGARRQLPVTEGIVEVRYKDGWAQICDEGWDSQNSRVVCGMMGFPAEKKVNRNFYKRLKRTARMKGQTLRPGSRLASKSQPKQKRREDVGSKKRLFTERQQLNYRLHSVSCTGTEVHLSMCAFEFYRGNASATCGAGMPAVVSCVPGPLFATGNAHKKKQRQQQQSQPRIRLKGGAKVGEGRVEVLKSSEWGTICDDRWNLLSASVVCRELGFGSAREALTGARMGQGTGPIHMNEVQCLGTEKTLWSCPFKNITQEDCKHTEDAAVRCNIPYMGYETLETWYWDASNVTEMVLSGVKCAGHEMSLSHCQHHGTSLNCRNTGTRFAAGVICSETASDLLLHALLVQETAYIEDRPLHMLYCAAEENCLSSSARLANWPYGHRRLLRFSSQIHNNGRADFRPKAGRHSWVWHECHRHYHSMDIFTHYDILTPNGTKVAEGHKASFCLEDTECEEDVAKRYECANFGEQGITVGCWDLYRHDIDCQWIDITDVKPGNYILQVVINPNFEVAESDFTNNAMKCNCKYDGHRIWVHSCHIGDALSEEANKRFEQYPGQLNNQIS, encoded by the exons ATGGGAAGCTGCGGCACTTGGGcatggcaggagctgctggtgctgctgagcAGTGTGTGGCTGTGGGAGGGCAGCGGCCAGCCCACCCCCCCAGGctccacacacacccccggACCCCAGCTGAAGTTTCGCCTGGCTGGCTACCCGCGCAAGCACAACGAGGGACGCATTGAGGTCTTCTACAACGATGAGTGGGGCACCATCTGCGACGATGACTTCACGCTGGCCAACGCGCACGTGCTGTGCCGGCACCTTGGCTTTGTGGCTGCCACTGGCTGGGCCCACAGCGCCAAGTATGGCAAAGGCATTG GGCGGATCTGGCTGGACAACGTGAATTGTGCCGGAGGCGAGAAGAGCATTGGGGACTGCAAACACCGGGGCTGGGGGAACAGCGACTGCAGCCATGAGGAAGATGCGGGTGTCATCTGCAAGGATGAGCGCATCCCAGGCTTCAAGGACTCCAACGTCATCGAG ACCGAGCAGAGCCATGTGGAGGAGGTCCGCTTGCGACCGGTGGTGTCCGGGGCCCGGAGGCAGCTGCCGGTGACGGAGGGCATTGTGGAGGTGCGCTACAAGGATGGCTGGGCACAGATCTGCGACGAGGGCTGGGACAGCCAGAACAGCCGTGTCGTCTGCGGCATGATGGGCTTCCCTGCTGAGAAGAAGGTCAACAGGAACTTCTACAA GAGGTTGAAGCGCACAGCCAGGATGAAGGGCCAGACCCTGAGGCCAGGCAGCAG gctggCCTCCAAATCTCAGCCTAAACAAAAGCGCAGGGAGGACGTAGGGTCCAAGAAGAG GCTGTTCACGGAGCGGCAGCAGCTCAACTACCGCCTGCACTCTGTGTCCTGCACGGGGACGGAGGTGCACCTCTCCATGTGTGCCTTCGAGTTCTACCGGGGCAACGCCTCGGCCACCTGCGGGGCCGGCATGCCCGCCGTCGTCAGCTGTGTGCCCGGGCCCCTCTTTGCCACTGGCAATGCCCACAAGAAGAAGCAGCGccaacagcagcagagccag ccaCGGATCCGGCTAAAGGGTGGCGCGAAGGTCGGCGAGGGCCGTGTTGAGGTGCTCAAGAGCAGCGAGTGGGGCACCATCTGTGACGACCGCTGGAACCTGCTGTCAGCCAGCGTGGTGTGCCGTGAGCTGGGCTTCGGCAGCGCCAGGGAGGCCCTCACCGGGGCACGCATGGGCCAAG GGACGGGGCCCATCCACATGAATGAGGTGCAGTGCCTGGGCACTGAGAAGACCCTCTGGAGCTGCCCCTTCAAGAACATCACGCAGGAGGACTGCAAGCACACGGAGGACGCAGCCGTCCGCTGCAACATCCCCTACATGGGCTACGAGACTCTG GAGACGTGGTACTGGGACGCCAGCAACGTGACGGAGATGGTGCTGAGCGGGGTGAAGTGCGCTGGCCATGAGATGTCCCTGAGCCACTGCCAGCACCACGGCACCAGCCTGAACTGCAGGAACACGGGCACACGCTTCGCCGCAGGTGTCATCTGCTCTGAGA CCGCCTCCGACCTACTGCTGCACGCCCTGCTGGTGCAGGAGACGGCGTACATCGAGGACCGGCCGCTGCACATGCTGTACTGTGCCGCCGAGGAGAACTGCCTCTCCAGTTCGGCCCGCCTGGCGAACTGGCCCTATGGGCACCGTCGCCTGCTCCGCTTCTCCTCCCAGATCCACAACAATGGTCGCGCCGACTTCCGCCCCAAGGCTGGCCGGCACTCCTGGGTCTGGCACGAGTGCCACCG GCACTACCACAGCATGGATATCTTCACCCACTATGACATCCTGACCCCCAACGGCACCAAGGTGGCGGAGGGACACAAGGCCAGCTTCTGCCTCGAGGACACCGAGTGTGAGGAAG ATGTGGCCAAGCGGTACGAGTGTGCCAACTTTGGGGAGCAGGGCATCACTGTGGGCTGCTGGGACCTGTACAGGCATGATATCGACTGCCAGTGGATCGACATCACTGATGTCAAGCCAGGCAACTACATTCTGCAG GTCGTGATCAACCCTAACTTCGAGGTGGCAGAGAGCGACTTCACCAACAATGCCATGAAATGCAACTGCAAGTATGACGGGCACCGCATCTGGGTACACAGCTGCCACATCG GCGATGCGCTCAGCGAGGAGGCCAACAAGCGGTTTGAGCAGTACCCGGGTCAGCTCAACAACCAGATTTCATAG
- the LOXL3 gene encoding lysyl oxidase homolog 3 isoform X7 yields the protein MGSCGTWAWQELLVLLSSVWLWEGSGQPTPPGSTHTPGPQLKFRLAGYPRKHNEGRIEVFYNDEWGTICDDDFTLANAHVLCRHLGFVAATGWAHSAKYGKGIGRIWLDNVNCAGGEKSIGDCKHRGWGNSDCSHEEDAGVICKDERIPGFKDSNVIETEQSHVEEVRLRPVVSGARRQLPVTEGIVEVRYKDGWAQICDEGWDSQNSRVVCGMMGFPAEKKVNRNFYKLFTERQQLNYRLHSVSCTGTEVHLSMCAFEFYRGNASATCGAGMPAVVSCVPGPLFATGNAHKKKQRQQQQSQPRIRLKGGAKVGEGRVEVLKSSEWGTICDDRWNLLSASVVCRELGFGSAREALTGARMGQGTGPIHMNEVQCLGTEKTLWSCPFKNITQEDCKHTEDAAVRCNIPYMGYETLIRLSGGRSRFEGRVEVAVGAGDGDQPRWGLVCGEGWGTLEAMVACRQLGLGFANHGLQETWYWDASNVTEMVLSGVKCAGHEMSLSHCQHHGTSLNCRNTGTRFAAGVICSETASDLLLHALLVQETAYIEDRPLHMLYCAAEENCLSSSARLANWPYGHRRLLRFSSQIHNNGRADFRPKAGRHSWVWHECHRHYHSMDIFTHYDILTPNGTKVAEGHKASFCLEDTECEEDVAKRYECANFGEQGITVGCWDLYRHDIDCQWIDITDVKPGNYILQVVINPNFEVAESDFTNNAMKCNCKYDGHRIWVHSCHIGDALSEEANKRFEQYPGQLNNQIS from the exons ATGGGAAGCTGCGGCACTTGGGcatggcaggagctgctggtgctgctgagcAGTGTGTGGCTGTGGGAGGGCAGCGGCCAGCCCACCCCCCCAGGctccacacacacccccggACCCCAGCTGAAGTTTCGCCTGGCTGGCTACCCGCGCAAGCACAACGAGGGACGCATTGAGGTCTTCTACAACGATGAGTGGGGCACCATCTGCGACGATGACTTCACGCTGGCCAACGCGCACGTGCTGTGCCGGCACCTTGGCTTTGTGGCTGCCACTGGCTGGGCCCACAGCGCCAAGTATGGCAAAGGCATTG GGCGGATCTGGCTGGACAACGTGAATTGTGCCGGAGGCGAGAAGAGCATTGGGGACTGCAAACACCGGGGCTGGGGGAACAGCGACTGCAGCCATGAGGAAGATGCGGGTGTCATCTGCAAGGATGAGCGCATCCCAGGCTTCAAGGACTCCAACGTCATCGAG ACCGAGCAGAGCCATGTGGAGGAGGTCCGCTTGCGACCGGTGGTGTCCGGGGCCCGGAGGCAGCTGCCGGTGACGGAGGGCATTGTGGAGGTGCGCTACAAGGATGGCTGGGCACAGATCTGCGACGAGGGCTGGGACAGCCAGAACAGCCGTGTCGTCTGCGGCATGATGGGCTTCCCTGCTGAGAAGAAGGTCAACAGGAACTTCTACAA GCTGTTCACGGAGCGGCAGCAGCTCAACTACCGCCTGCACTCTGTGTCCTGCACGGGGACGGAGGTGCACCTCTCCATGTGTGCCTTCGAGTTCTACCGGGGCAACGCCTCGGCCACCTGCGGGGCCGGCATGCCCGCCGTCGTCAGCTGTGTGCCCGGGCCCCTCTTTGCCACTGGCAATGCCCACAAGAAGAAGCAGCGccaacagcagcagagccag ccaCGGATCCGGCTAAAGGGTGGCGCGAAGGTCGGCGAGGGCCGTGTTGAGGTGCTCAAGAGCAGCGAGTGGGGCACCATCTGTGACGACCGCTGGAACCTGCTGTCAGCCAGCGTGGTGTGCCGTGAGCTGGGCTTCGGCAGCGCCAGGGAGGCCCTCACCGGGGCACGCATGGGCCAAG GGACGGGGCCCATCCACATGAATGAGGTGCAGTGCCTGGGCACTGAGAAGACCCTCTGGAGCTGCCCCTTCAAGAACATCACGCAGGAGGACTGCAAGCACACGGAGGACGCAGCCGTCCGCTGCAACATCCCCTACATGGGCTACGAGACTCTG ATTCGGCTGAGCGGGGGCCGGAGCCGCTTTGAGGGGCGGGTCGAGGTGGCGGTGGGGGCTGGTGACGGGGACCAGCCCCGCTGGGGTCTGGTCTGCGGCGAAGGCTGGGGTACGCTGGAGGCGATGGTGGCCTGTCGCCAGCTGGGTCTGGGATTCGCTAACCACGGCTTACAA GAGACGTGGTACTGGGACGCCAGCAACGTGACGGAGATGGTGCTGAGCGGGGTGAAGTGCGCTGGCCATGAGATGTCCCTGAGCCACTGCCAGCACCACGGCACCAGCCTGAACTGCAGGAACACGGGCACACGCTTCGCCGCAGGTGTCATCTGCTCTGAGA CCGCCTCCGACCTACTGCTGCACGCCCTGCTGGTGCAGGAGACGGCGTACATCGAGGACCGGCCGCTGCACATGCTGTACTGTGCCGCCGAGGAGAACTGCCTCTCCAGTTCGGCCCGCCTGGCGAACTGGCCCTATGGGCACCGTCGCCTGCTCCGCTTCTCCTCCCAGATCCACAACAATGGTCGCGCCGACTTCCGCCCCAAGGCTGGCCGGCACTCCTGGGTCTGGCACGAGTGCCACCG GCACTACCACAGCATGGATATCTTCACCCACTATGACATCCTGACCCCCAACGGCACCAAGGTGGCGGAGGGACACAAGGCCAGCTTCTGCCTCGAGGACACCGAGTGTGAGGAAG ATGTGGCCAAGCGGTACGAGTGTGCCAACTTTGGGGAGCAGGGCATCACTGTGGGCTGCTGGGACCTGTACAGGCATGATATCGACTGCCAGTGGATCGACATCACTGATGTCAAGCCAGGCAACTACATTCTGCAG GTCGTGATCAACCCTAACTTCGAGGTGGCAGAGAGCGACTTCACCAACAATGCCATGAAATGCAACTGCAAGTATGACGGGCACCGCATCTGGGTACACAGCTGCCACATCG GCGATGCGCTCAGCGAGGAGGCCAACAAGCGGTTTGAGCAGTACCCGGGTCAGCTCAACAACCAGATTTCATAG